Proteins encoded by one window of Candidatus Nitrosocosmicus hydrocola:
- a CDS encoding sensor histidine kinase yields MIGHLNDKNKDFDDGEYYSDGVLRSAKSESIMEKNANTNNRLKHEIDKIVHGEKESSDIFSEIFSTCKKMCLIYCDQNGPTLTFDVPLYTEFYNILKNKNVKIQIITEITPENLRDCKRMISNFGVEMKHLDKAKGNFLISDNNQFVAVNFLEKNRLIPSTHYSNTRGIIEQNLYLFETLWKRSTGGEKRIREIEEGTKPAETLLIEDPQGIINHCVDYVSSTPNGLSNCSSTESMEMVSHNKRLFNAYKNRQRNYKKGKIKGSIRWITFIENDMKYVDIIRKYLEIGIEVRHCSTLPPMNFGVSDKQIITTLEEIQRNRLFESLLYSTESLYIKHFNTIFERFWKTAIDAQERIDQIEKGLGSVTTKVIENPKESRVQLETMITDAQDEILIFFPTLNALKRHESIGLMDVLVHKSNLGTKVKILSPVDRSSRMTFLEEKGAKNDKTKNFVIREIANQYEIKSTIVIVDRKSVLTKELKDDEKNSLEGAIGLSTFSTSVPSVLSYISIFDSLWNQTEMYENLRIANKKLVESERIEREFINTAGHELRTPTQAITGYLELNDEVFKDLIKNKKQMERRELEIIFDSLNRHHERISRNANRLNNLINNLLDVARIESNHKNMLMMNKENFDLIKEIQDLINFELRQKLKDKNIQVIFINETLNESCLIRADRFRVNQVLSNLLDNAIKFSKNDTSINIIIKDQEDMPQGTKENYRLVDSNQIVEEAVYIAISDSGKGISSELLPRLFEKFITNSDTGLGLGLYICKKLVDAMGGRIWAFNNNDGVGSTFVISIPLAKENNKPEMDTF; encoded by the coding sequence TTGATAGGACATCTGAATGATAAAAACAAGGACTTTGATGATGGAGAATACTATTCAGATGGAGTCCTGCGATCAGCAAAATCAGAGTCAATAATGGAGAAAAATGCAAATACAAATAATCGACTTAAACATGAAATAGATAAAATAGTCCATGGCGAAAAGGAATCATCTGATATTTTTAGTGAGATTTTCTCTACATGTAAAAAGATGTGTTTAATTTACTGTGATCAAAACGGGCCCACACTTACATTTGATGTGCCATTATATACAGAATTTTATAATATCTTAAAGAACAAGAATGTAAAGATACAAATTATCACGGAAATAACACCTGAGAATTTAAGGGATTGTAAAAGAATGATATCAAACTTTGGGGTTGAAATGAAACACTTGGATAAAGCAAAAGGAAATTTTCTTATATCTGATAACAATCAGTTTGTTGCAGTAAACTTCCTTGAGAAAAATAGATTGATTCCCTCAACTCATTATAGCAATACAAGAGGTATTATTGAACAAAATTTGTATTTGTTTGAAACTCTGTGGAAAAGGTCAACGGGAGGAGAGAAAAGGATAAGAGAAATTGAGGAAGGGACAAAACCCGCAGAAACCCTGCTGATTGAAGATCCACAAGGAATTATTAACCATTGTGTTGATTACGTTTCATCGACGCCAAACGGATTGTCTAATTGTTCGTCTACAGAATCCATGGAAATGGTTTCTCACAACAAGCGTCTCTTCAATGCATATAAAAACAGACAAAGAAATTACAAGAAGGGAAAAATTAAGGGTAGTATTCGATGGATTACCTTCATTGAGAATGATATGAAATATGTTGATATAATAAGAAAATACCTTGAAATTGGTATTGAAGTAAGACATTGCAGTACACTACCGCCGATGAATTTTGGAGTATCTGATAAACAGATAATTACAACCCTTGAAGAAATACAGAGGAACAGACTATTTGAGTCTCTTCTATACAGCACAGAATCATTGTATATAAAACACTTTAACACAATATTTGAAAGATTTTGGAAAACAGCAATTGATGCACAAGAAAGGATTGATCAAATAGAAAAAGGCCTGGGTTCTGTAACAACGAAAGTGATAGAAAATCCAAAGGAGTCAAGAGTTCAATTAGAAACTATGATAACAGATGCTCAAGATGAAATTCTGATATTTTTTCCCACATTGAACGCATTGAAAAGACATGAGAGCATTGGTCTTATGGATGTGCTAGTCCATAAGAGTAATTTAGGGACAAAAGTCAAAATTTTGTCACCAGTGGATAGATCTTCTAGAATGACTTTTTTAGAAGAAAAAGGAGCAAAGAATGACAAAACAAAAAATTTTGTAATAAGGGAAATCGCTAATCAATACGAAATTAAATCTACTATTGTTATAGTTGATAGAAAAAGCGTATTGACAAAGGAACTTAAGGACGATGAAAAAAATTCATTAGAAGGTGCTATAGGGCTTTCTACGTTTTCAACAAGCGTCCCTTCTGTTTTATCTTATATATCGATTTTTGATAGTCTTTGGAACCAGACCGAGATGTATGAAAATTTAAGAATAGCAAATAAAAAACTGGTTGAAAGTGAACGAATAGAACGCGAGTTTATCAATACCGCAGGCCATGAACTGAGGACCCCCACACAGGCAATAACGGGATATTTAGAACTTAATGATGAAGTCTTCAAAGATCTCATTAAAAATAAAAAACAAATGGAAAGACGGGAATTGGAAATAATTTTTGATAGTCTAAATCGTCATCATGAAAGAATTTCTAGAAATGCTAATAGATTGAATAACCTAATAAACAATCTATTAGATGTTGCAAGAATAGAGTCTAATCATAAAAATATGCTAATGATGAACAAGGAAAACTTTGATCTCATTAAAGAAATACAAGACTTGATTAATTTTGAATTGAGGCAAAAATTAAAAGATAAAAATATACAAGTTATTTTCATAAATGAAACACTGAATGAATCTTGTTTGATACGTGCAGACAGATTTAGGGTCAATCAAGTTCTTTCAAATCTTTTAGATAATGCTATAAAGTTTTCCAAAAACGATACTAGTATAAATATAATAATAAAAGACCAGGAAGACATGCCGCAAGGAACAAAGGAAAATTACAGACTTGTTGATTCAAATCAAATAGTTGAAGAAGCAGTTTATATCGCTATCTCTGATTCCGGTAAAGGCATATCTTCCGAATTGTTGCCAAGATTGTTTGAAAAATTCATCACAAATTCGGATACCGGTTTAGGACTTGGTTTGTATATATGTAAAAAATTAGTTGATGCTATGGGAGGTAGAATATGGGCTTTTAATAATAATGATGGCGTTGGTTCAACATTTGTTATCAGTATACCCCTTGCTAAAGAAAATAATAAGCCTGAGATGGACACTTTTTGA
- a CDS encoding TrmB family transcriptional regulator produces the protein MSENQDNLIVDKNYAEQLTNLGLTQGEAKVYLAMIQIGPSRVGKIVEISGVSQSKVYNVLDRLILKGLASYNLQDNIKHFQSLEPSRLHEYIQRKEDEIRRQKEGLAQIIDDLSKNVYATKRSTSEIFAGERSLRSAYMTLLSDSKKGDILRYFYPYPDAHENATPFYSRFYKYQISKGLIERGIVNSDFKNSPHFKEIPKDVKLRHVNFPLPGTIDIFTDKLLIIDWKTITGILITSSEIAGIFVDYFDNIWKIAQR, from the coding sequence GTGAGTGAAAACCAAGATAACTTGATTGTAGACAAGAACTATGCTGAGCAGTTAACTAATTTAGGGTTGACACAAGGTGAGGCAAAAGTTTACTTAGCAATGATACAAATTGGACCATCAAGGGTGGGAAAAATTGTTGAAATATCTGGTGTATCCCAATCCAAGGTTTACAATGTGTTAGACCGTCTTATCTTAAAAGGATTGGCAAGTTACAACCTACAAGATAATATCAAACACTTTCAGTCATTGGAGCCGTCCAGGTTACATGAATATATACAGAGAAAGGAAGATGAAATTAGGAGACAAAAAGAAGGACTAGCTCAAATCATTGATGACTTGTCCAAGAATGTATATGCAACAAAGAGGAGTACTTCTGAAATATTTGCGGGAGAGAGGTCATTGCGTTCGGCATACATGACATTATTAAGTGATTCAAAGAAAGGAGATATACTGAGATATTTTTATCCATATCCTGATGCTCATGAAAATGCAACCCCATTTTATTCTAGATTCTATAAGTACCAAATATCAAAAGGACTGATTGAAAGAGGAATAGTCAACTCAGACTTTAAAAATTCTCCGCATTTTAAAGAAATCCCAAAGGATGTGAAGCTGCGTCATGTGAATTTTCCGTTACCAGGAACTATAGACATCTTTACAGATAAGCTTCTAATCATAGACTGGAAAACAATAACTGGTATTCTGATAACTTCTAGTGAAATAGCGGGTATTTTTGTAGACTATTTTGACAATATTTGGAAAATAGCGCAAAGATAA
- a CDS encoding CHRD domain-containing protein, with amino-acid sequence MMKISNQLTKLLVLAMTVTIASITVISTSVAPSPVFANVYFMTNMTGQQEVPPVNTQAIGEAILTQDIPLNQTMHYYVNVTGIQGITQGHIHSGAEGENGPIVVTLFNFDSPQNEVVQYSNFTASNLEGPMEGKTMQDLIAAMKNGSTYINFHTEQNPNGEIRGQLMNTS; translated from the coding sequence ATGATGAAAATCAGCAATCAACTAACTAAGTTATTGGTATTGGCTATGACAGTAACAATAGCCAGCATAACAGTGATATCAACAAGCGTTGCTCCATCTCCTGTATTTGCAAACGTCTATTTCATGACTAACATGACTGGACAACAAGAGGTTCCTCCTGTCAACACCCAAGCTATTGGCGAAGCAATATTGACTCAGGATATACCGCTAAATCAAACTATGCACTACTATGTAAATGTCACTGGAATTCAGGGCATAACACAAGGACACATACATAGTGGAGCGGAAGGAGAGAACGGTCCAATTGTCGTAACTCTGTTTAATTTTGATTCTCCTCAAAATGAGGTTGTACAATACAGCAATTTCACAGCAAGTAACCTTGAGGGTCCAATGGAAGGAAAAACGATGCAAGACTTGATAGCAGCAATGAAGAACGGTAGCACTTATATCAATTTTCATACCGAACAAAATCCGAATGGAGAAATAAGAGGACAGCTAATGAATACATCATAA
- a CDS encoding tetratricopeptide repeat protein has translation MDKHLNFDYYFVLLFAILFSAVIIFSLPSKGFAFSPDVYSWYVSSEPTISNTPTSNDTVTMTNKGIELNKVGNYNESIAYFDKALTLDPNNVIALNEKGNAYGGLGDYSKAIASYNKALALEPKNATILDNKGVVFYHLGNYTEAITYYDQALSIDPTVVFTWYDKGNALEALENYSSAITYFDKALTLDPNHVLAMIGKGYALDKLGNNTGAVSYFDKAKETDPRYIPDLTNKANFLIKIGNYQLAIIYYDKALAIDPKNSEAIKGKEQAQVLLNQGVSPS, from the coding sequence GTGGATAAACATCTAAATTTTGATTATTATTTTGTTTTACTTTTTGCTATTTTGTTTAGTGCAGTGATCATTTTTTCCCTACCCTCGAAAGGTTTTGCGTTTTCACCTGATGTATACTCGTGGTATGTATCATCAGAACCCACGATTTCAAATACTCCCACTTCTAATGACACTGTAACCATGACTAATAAAGGAATTGAGCTTAACAAAGTTGGCAATTATAATGAATCTATTGCATACTTTGACAAGGCTCTAACATTGGATCCAAACAATGTAATAGCACTAAATGAGAAAGGTAATGCTTATGGCGGCTTGGGAGATTACTCGAAAGCTATTGCATCCTACAACAAAGCTTTAGCTTTAGAACCAAAGAATGCTACTATATTGGATAATAAAGGGGTAGTTTTTTATCATTTAGGGAATTATACTGAAGCTATTACCTACTACGATCAGGCCCTATCTATAGATCCAACTGTTGTTTTTACTTGGTATGACAAAGGAAATGCCCTTGAAGCACTAGAGAATTATTCATCTGCCATAACATATTTTGATAAGGCATTAACTTTAGATCCAAATCATGTTCTTGCAATGATTGGTAAAGGATATGCATTAGACAAACTTGGTAATAATACAGGAGCCGTTTCCTACTTTGACAAAGCTAAAGAAACAGATCCAAGATATATTCCTGACCTGACTAATAAAGCTAATTTTCTCATAAAGATTGGAAATTATCAACTGGCGATCATTTATTATGACAAGGCTTTAGCCATAGATCCTAAAAATAGTGAAGCAATAAAAGGAAAGGAACAAGCGCAAGTTCTATTAAATCAAGGGGTTTCTCCAAGTTGA
- a CDS encoding DUF1428 family protein — MSKSNLNDANIVSHIVYRVPKKNHDAMLPICKEAYDMFKQYGILHYDAFKLSDSDVPMEGFANVASIVSANIDEEVWIESIYYKDRQHMNEVMAKMEKDEKAGQMMKQSMDLLPLGAKFIVGDFERLSVQI, encoded by the coding sequence ATGAGCAAATCTAATTTAAATGACGCAAATATTGTTTCACACATTGTCTATAGAGTACCCAAAAAGAATCATGACGCAATGTTGCCAATATGTAAAGAGGCCTATGATATGTTCAAGCAATACGGTATTCTCCACTATGACGCCTTCAAGCTTAGCGACTCAGACGTACCAATGGAAGGGTTTGCTAATGTTGCTAGTATCGTTTCTGCCAATATAGATGAGGAAGTTTGGATTGAGTCGATTTATTATAAAGATCGCCAACATATGAACGAAGTAATGGCAAAGATGGAAAAAGACGAAAAAGCCGGCCAAATGATGAAACAATCAATGGATCTATTGCCTCTGGGTGCAAAGTTTATCGTTGGCGATTTTGAACGTCTGAGTGTCCAGATATGA
- a CDS encoding DUF2283 domain-containing protein produces the protein MNSYYNDDVDAGYVKFTDNKKVRTEPISKNIYVDLDKNDKPVGVEVVGMKNNDRHDVVSKKTETSLFNTKSDKFK, from the coding sequence ATGAATTCTTATTATAATGATGATGTGGATGCTGGATATGTCAAATTCACAGATAATAAAAAAGTAAGAACAGAACCTATAAGTAAAAATATCTATGTCGATTTGGATAAAAACGACAAGCCAGTAGGAGTAGAGGTAGTAGGGATGAAGAATAATGATAGACATGATGTTGTGAGTAAAAAAACAGAGACTAGTTTATTTAATACAAAATCAGACAAATTCAAGTAA
- a CDS encoding glycosyltransferase → MLTDFKILMVCTEYPPMQGGVGRYTHNLVSELRSNNIDVTVVSSSDGSGDYKGISPHNKNNSELLLQLVKDIKPDIVHLQHEFGLYGFYLNSLKPSQTSTGLDKFYDKCLIPIVTTFHTSMYFKQWMRLRNIKEKDNDKDFLRIFSLYKYWQHFINYPSMHRINKYIMSKSAYGIVLSNYMRELIPRTNVVYHGSAPYFNREISRIEARKKMHLPENGRLALAQGFITNTKGWDIIRKIKMPKNWRLVVNYSKNFYGSEKINFEFHDDKVINLNKSYLSEEELSLLFFSCDVVFLPYKVCSGSGVMFDGLGHGTPFVASDLGFFKEFSSMNLGMVTKRDPRQFEKAFKQIDKQYSFFKSNVEEFRKNLLWDRIAKQHISIYKGILQNKSLETLPTEMIHTPKSATRL, encoded by the coding sequence GTGCTTACAGATTTTAAAATTTTGATGGTTTGTACTGAATACCCTCCGATGCAAGGGGGTGTCGGGCGTTATACTCATAACTTGGTCAGTGAATTGCGCTCAAATAATATAGATGTTACAGTTGTATCTAGTTCTGATGGTTCTGGAGACTACAAAGGCATTTCACCACATAATAAGAACAATTCAGAACTATTACTGCAATTAGTAAAAGATATCAAGCCAGATATAGTACATTTACAACATGAGTTTGGACTTTACGGCTTTTACCTAAATTCTCTAAAGCCTTCTCAAACCTCGACAGGGCTTGATAAGTTCTATGACAAGTGTTTAATTCCAATAGTAACTACTTTTCACACTTCGATGTACTTTAAGCAATGGATGAGATTAAGAAATATTAAAGAAAAAGATAACGATAAGGATTTTCTAAGGATTTTCTCACTTTATAAATATTGGCAACATTTCATTAATTATCCTTCAATGCATAGAATCAACAAATACATTATGTCTAAGAGTGCGTACGGAATAGTACTTTCAAATTACATGAGAGAATTAATACCCAGGACAAATGTTGTATATCACGGATCTGCACCATATTTTAATAGAGAGATTTCACGTATTGAAGCAAGAAAGAAAATGCATCTTCCAGAGAATGGAAGATTGGCCTTGGCTCAGGGATTCATTACTAATACGAAAGGATGGGATATTATAAGAAAAATAAAAATGCCAAAAAATTGGAGATTGGTAGTAAACTATTCAAAGAACTTTTATGGCTCTGAAAAAATCAATTTTGAATTTCATGATGATAAAGTGATTAATTTAAACAAAAGTTATCTATCAGAAGAAGAACTCTCGTTATTGTTTTTTTCTTGTGATGTGGTATTTTTACCGTATAAAGTATGTTCAGGATCTGGCGTAATGTTTGACGGCCTTGGACACGGCACTCCATTTGTGGCTTCGGATCTAGGTTTTTTTAAAGAATTCTCATCGATGAACCTTGGAATGGTAACAAAGCGAGATCCCCGACAGTTTGAAAAGGCATTTAAACAAATTGACAAGCAGTATTCATTTTTCAAATCCAACGTTGAAGAGTTTAGAAAAAACTTGCTCTGGGACAGGATAGCAAAACAACATATATCCATTTACAAAGGCATACTACAAAACAAATCATTAGAAACACTTCCCACAGAAATGATTCACACACCCAAAAGTGCAACACGGTTATAA
- a CDS encoding cryptochrome/photolyase family protein, translated as MKRFKKSIFIFRKDLRLKDNTGLINALESSDSVYCLFILDKRLLTPTNTYSSFKLPIQIKRLYNRYQKRYHLLQFLKESLLDLQMEFNQLGKSNKKTQISDNKKFQNTIVSLNSNEKLLFLYGEPHLLINKILRSDENIEALFVNRDYTPYSINRDKSIYRICKSNKVEYIQSADNLLNEPEDILNTGAKPFKVFFQYYKRAVQTPIKKVNDYDIDMHKDTLNSFNTENVLEVVGNEKRVKNLNEFFDPIISNLSHCSKISLRGGRKGFEITISNLEDRLKNYKNNKDIVGMKSTSYLSAYLKLGICSIREVFFVIQNELGESHPLLRQLYWRDFFIYIGFHFPHVFTQPFQEKYQNNAVQWQNDPKQFELWCSGKTGFPIVDAGIRELNKTGYMHNRVRLIAASFLTKDLHIDWRYGERYFALKLVDYDPSINNGNWQWVASTGCDALPYFRTFNPWLQQKKVDPECFYIKEWIPELRSFPKNKIHQWYKVNESNINKNNQSDLHHFWEADKDNNGEIGSYPPPITDHRTEMFVARQLYGI; from the coding sequence TTGAAAAGATTTAAGAAAAGTATTTTTATCTTTAGAAAGGACCTCCGCCTAAAAGATAATACCGGCTTGATAAATGCATTAGAATCTTCAGACAGTGTATATTGCCTTTTTATATTAGATAAAAGACTGTTAACACCCACTAATACTTATTCATCATTTAAACTTCCGATACAAATTAAGAGATTATATAATCGCTATCAAAAAAGATATCATCTATTACAGTTTTTGAAAGAATCCCTCTTAGATCTACAGATGGAATTTAATCAATTGGGCAAATCTAATAAAAAAACACAGATATCAGACAATAAAAAGTTTCAAAATACAATAGTTTCTCTAAATAGTAATGAGAAATTGCTCTTTTTGTATGGTGAGCCCCATCTGCTAATTAATAAAATATTAAGGTCAGATGAAAACATAGAGGCTCTTTTTGTTAATCGAGATTATACGCCTTACAGCATTAATAGAGATAAGTCGATTTACAGAATCTGCAAATCTAATAAAGTAGAATATATCCAGTCTGCTGACAACCTTTTAAATGAGCCTGAAGACATATTAAATACAGGCGCTAAACCTTTCAAAGTTTTCTTTCAGTATTATAAAAGGGCAGTTCAAACACCAATTAAAAAAGTAAATGATTACGATATCGATATGCATAAAGACACTCTCAATTCGTTTAATACTGAAAATGTTTTAGAAGTTGTTGGAAATGAGAAAAGAGTAAAAAATCTAAATGAGTTTTTTGATCCTATTATATCTAATCTTTCACACTGTAGTAAAATTTCATTACGTGGAGGAAGAAAAGGATTTGAAATTACCATATCAAATTTAGAGGACAGATTGAAAAATTATAAAAATAATAAAGATATAGTTGGAATGAAATCAACGAGTTATCTCTCTGCATATCTTAAACTTGGTATATGTTCTATAAGGGAAGTATTTTTTGTCATTCAAAACGAATTAGGAGAAAGCCACCCACTGTTAAGGCAATTATATTGGAGAGATTTTTTTATTTACATAGGCTTTCATTTTCCACATGTATTTACCCAACCATTTCAAGAAAAATATCAAAACAACGCAGTTCAGTGGCAAAATGATCCAAAACAATTTGAGTTATGGTGTAGTGGTAAAACAGGTTTTCCAATAGTTGATGCAGGTATAAGAGAACTAAACAAAACAGGATATATGCACAATCGTGTTAGACTAATTGCTGCATCATTTCTTACTAAAGATCTTCATATTGATTGGCGTTATGGAGAAAGGTATTTTGCTTTAAAACTTGTTGATTATGATCCAAGTATAAATAATGGAAATTGGCAATGGGTAGCCTCTACTGGATGCGATGCTCTACCTTATTTTAGAACATTTAATCCTTGGCTGCAACAGAAAAAGGTTGACCCAGAATGTTTTTACATTAAGGAATGGATACCGGAACTAAGATCTTTTCCAAAAAACAAAATTCATCAATGGTATAAGGTAAATGAAAGTAATATAAACAAAAATAATCAATCTGATCTTCATCATTTTTGGGAGGCCGACAAAGATAATAATGGAGAAATAGGAAGTTATCCTCCACCTATTACAGATCATCGAACTGAAATGTTTGTTGCAAGACAATTATATGGAATATGA
- a CDS encoding VOC family protein, translating into MPTVQHFEIPVDDVDRAQKFYKVVFSWSMQKWSNPTDPSQEYFMFETSDESGNKGIGGGLMKRQSPQQTVTNYVTVSSIDEYTSKVEQSGGKIIMPKTEIPDIGYILVFMDTENNMLGLYEAKK; encoded by the coding sequence ATGCCAACAGTACAACATTTTGAAATTCCAGTGGATGATGTAGATAGAGCACAAAAATTCTATAAAGTTGTATTTAGTTGGAGTATGCAAAAATGGAGCAATCCAACCGATCCATCACAAGAATATTTCATGTTTGAAACAAGCGATGAAAGTGGAAATAAAGGCATTGGTGGAGGATTAATGAAGCGTCAGTCTCCACAACAAACAGTTACTAACTATGTAACAGTCTCATCCATAGATGAATACACTTCTAAAGTAGAACAATCAGGCGGTAAGATAATTATGCCAAAAACAGAAATTCCTGATATAGGTTACATTTTGGTATTTATGGATACTGAAAATAATATGTTAGGTCTGTACGAAGCAAAGAAGTAA